In the Pseudoliparis swirei isolate HS2019 ecotype Mariana Trench chromosome 19, NWPU_hadal_v1, whole genome shotgun sequence genome, one interval contains:
- the tsc22d3 gene encoding TSC22 domain family protein 3 isoform X2, with translation MARSVIQTSLVLNMSTEMFVKTPMELAVYQLHNFSISFFSSFLGGDVVSVKLDNSASGASVVAIDNKIEQAMDLVKNHLMYAVREEVEVLKEQIKELAEKNNQLERENSLLKNLASPEQLEKFQSHIPTDVLSTLDNLIAQVTPDQHQPCIHSSGSAV, from the exons ATGGCGAGAAGCGTGATCCAAACGAGTCTGGTACTCAACATGAGCACGGAGATGTTCGTCAAAACACCCATGGAGTTGGCCGTCTACCAGTTACATaacttctccatctccttcttctcctcgttTCTCGGAGGAGATGTTGTGTCGGTCAAACTTGACAACAG TGCCTCTGGTGCTAGCGTTGTGGCCATCGACAACAAGATTGAACAGGCGATG gATCTTGTCAAGAACCACCTGATGTACGCGGTgcgtgaggaggtggaggtcctCAAAGAGCAGATCAAAGAGCTGGCGGAGAAGAACAACCAGCTGGAAAGGGAGAACTCCCTGCTGAAGAACCTGGCCAGTCCCGAGCAGCTGGAGAAGTTCCAGTCTCACATCCCGACAGACGTGCTGTCGACTCTGGACAATCTGATCGCCCAGGTGACCCCAGACCAGCACCAGCCCTGCATCCACAGCTCTGGCTCTGCTGTATAA